In a genomic window of candidate division KSB1 bacterium:
- a CDS encoding divalent metal cation transporter has protein sequence MYRFLMMKRFLSILFWSIITAAFIGPGTVTTAASSGARFGYDLLWALLFSTIACLVLQEASARVTVVSGLSLGEAIRQQFQGGLKGFSVLVMVLGAIVFGCAAYQTGNILGGVTGAVLGTGFSAKLLTLLVGGIAGVLLWLGSPRTVAYVLSIVVAFMGLVFLVTAFLLKPPLAGLLSGTLIPSLPRGSGLLVLGLIGTTVVPYNLFLGSGLAKGHTLPELRFGLSVAILLGGLISMGILVVGAAIETTFSFEALAATLSGRLGPWGGPFFAFGLFAAGMSSAVTAPLAAAMTARSLFEKADENHWHVRSWRYRSIWMGVLLVGVGFGLADVQPIPAIILAQALNGVVLPFVAVFLILVVNDRNLMGERGLNSFFLNTIMSAVVVVTLILGIMNIAKAVASTLGFSTPAESFILISSLIVSLIIAIPLARAIQKRRFFI, from the coding sequence ATTTATCGCTTTTTGATGATGAAACGTTTTCTTAGCATCCTTTTTTGGTCAATTATTACGGCGGCTTTTATTGGACCTGGAACCGTAACCACTGCCGCCTCATCGGGCGCGCGATTTGGATATGATCTGCTTTGGGCATTGCTTTTTTCAACGATTGCCTGTTTAGTTCTCCAGGAGGCAAGTGCGAGGGTGACCGTTGTTTCCGGGCTCAGTTTAGGTGAAGCCATCCGCCAACAGTTTCAAGGCGGCCTAAAGGGTTTTTCGGTGCTGGTCATGGTTTTGGGCGCCATTGTTTTTGGTTGTGCGGCCTATCAAACCGGAAACATTTTAGGCGGCGTCACCGGCGCAGTTCTCGGGACCGGCTTTTCCGCAAAACTGTTAACTTTGCTGGTGGGCGGAATCGCCGGGGTGCTGCTTTGGCTTGGCTCGCCCAGAACGGTTGCTTATGTATTGAGTATTGTCGTGGCTTTTATGGGGCTGGTTTTTCTGGTGACCGCATTTTTACTCAAACCTCCTTTGGCCGGACTTTTAAGCGGAACCCTGATTCCAAGTCTTCCCCGGGGTTCGGGTCTTTTGGTGCTTGGCCTGATTGGCACAACCGTTGTACCGTATAATCTTTTTTTAGGATCGGGCCTCGCAAAAGGGCACACTCTTCCTGAACTGCGCTTTGGATTAAGCGTCGCCATTTTACTTGGCGGACTTATTTCAATGGGAATTTTGGTGGTAGGGGCCGCCATCGAAACAACTTTTTCGTTTGAGGCCCTCGCGGCCACACTCTCGGGACGTCTCGGGCCATGGGGCGGTCCTTTCTTTGCTTTTGGGCTTTTTGCAGCAGGAATGTCTTCGGCGGTGACCGCACCGCTGGCAGCCGCCATGACTGCCAGAAGCTTGTTTGAAAAAGCAGATGAAAACCACTGGCACGTTCGGAGTTGGCGCTATCGAAGCATCTGGATGGGTGTGCTGCTGGTCGGCGTCGGGTTTGGGCTGGCAGATGTCCAGCCAATTCCGGCGATTATTTTGGCTCAGGCGCTAAACGGGGTTGTGCTGCCTTTCGTGGCGGTTTTTCTAATTCTGGTGGTCAACGATCGCAACTTGATGGGTGAGAGGGGTTTAAACAGCTTCTTTTTAAACACCATCATGAGCGCTGTGGTTGTCGTGACGCTTATATTAGGAATTATGAATATTGCAAAAGCAGTGGCCTCGACTCTTGGATTTTCGACGCCTGCAGAAAGTTTTATTTTAATCAGCTCCCTTATTGTCTCCTTAATAATTGCCATCCCCCTGGCAAGAGCGATTCAGAAACGCCGCTTTTTTATTTAA